In the Candidatus Leptovillus gracilis genome, one interval contains:
- a CDS encoding rod shape-determining protein, producing the protein MLGLFSLDIGIDLGTANTLVYIRDKGIVINEPSWVAINKRTRRPLAIGAEAREMVGRTPGDIVAIRPLRDGVISEFEITEAMLKYFIDKAHEQMIVPFPRPRVVVGIPSGVTEVEKRAVYDATISAGAREAFLIEEPMAAAIGAGLPIIESRGSMIVDIGGGTTEVAIFAMGGIVVSRSIRVAGDEMDEDIIQYVRSKYNLLVGERMAERVKIGIGSAFSLPEERTMTVRGRNLINGLPQAVEISSIELREAMGPSINIIVDTVRDALDDTPPELVADLMEVGVCLAGGGAQIRGLAERVEDVVKMRVWVAEDSMTCVARGAGRVLEDLNNYSRVLVGTHRGSTHH; encoded by the coding sequence CTGCTAGGCCTGTTTTCATTAGACATTGGCATTGATCTGGGCACGGCCAATACCCTGGTTTACATTCGTGACAAGGGGATTGTGATTAACGAGCCTTCCTGGGTCGCCATTAATAAGCGGACCAGACGGCCGTTAGCCATTGGGGCCGAAGCGCGCGAAATGGTGGGGCGGACGCCGGGTGATATTGTGGCGATACGGCCGTTACGCGACGGCGTGATCTCTGAGTTCGAGATCACCGAAGCCATGCTCAAATACTTCATAGACAAAGCCCACGAACAGATGATTGTGCCCTTTCCCCGGCCGCGCGTCGTGGTGGGCATCCCCAGCGGCGTGACCGAAGTGGAAAAACGGGCCGTCTACGACGCCACCATCTCCGCCGGAGCGCGTGAGGCTTTTCTGATCGAAGAGCCGATGGCAGCGGCCATTGGCGCCGGGCTGCCGATCATCGAATCACGCGGCAGCATGATTGTAGACATCGGCGGTGGCACGACCGAAGTAGCGATATTTGCCATGGGCGGCATCGTCGTCAGCCGCTCCATCCGCGTGGCCGGCGACGAAATGGATGAAGACATCATCCAATACGTGCGCAGCAAATATAATTTACTGGTCGGCGAACGTATGGCCGAGCGCGTCAAAATCGGCATTGGCTCCGCCTTTTCACTGCCCGAAGAGCGCACCATGACGGTGCGCGGACGCAACCTCATCAACGGCCTGCCGCAAGCGGTGGAAATCAGCAGTATCGAACTGCGCGAAGCGATGGGGCCGTCCATCAACATCATCGTCGATACCGTGCGCGACGCCCTGGACGATACGCCGCCGGAACTGGTGGCCGACCTGATGGAAGTGGGCGTGTGCCTGGCCGGCGGCGGCGCGCAAATTCGCGGGCTGGCCGAACGGGTGGAAGACGTGGTGAAGATGCGGGTGTGGGTGGCCGAAGATTCGATGACGTGCGTGGCGCGCGGCGCTGGGCGCGTGCTGGAAGACCTGAACAACTATTCGCGTGTTCTGGTTGGAACCCATCGCGGCAGCACCCACCACTAA
- a CDS encoding SH3 domain-containing protein translates to MSQRLALLIAHTSYQDDRLSVPHAAAEVAALADVLQDRQHGRFAAVHTLLDQTAVDVQLAIAAFLEQPLTADDLILLTISGHCLLDQSDVYLAAADTFSETYLDATTIQMEFIRRRLAYCPAQTVVVLDCCHSRLDGAPAADAARRVAQSLTGPGQVLLLAAQPAPPAAPSTFIRTLTDGLRHLAADSDRDGRLTVQEWFAYAQSADASWQKRASEAQDGWVLTAVSAAKLAPLPVALSAESTPDADTAAAPIVPAAPANRRGVLIAALLLLLLLVAGGLYVLRDGFAAVGAAPTRAVGAADNTTTPEPATETAVSPATLPVIAPTDFPAIPTVTPTTTLTPAAILSPTPTMSPTLTMSPTPTMSPTLTAAPTLTVAPTLTVAPTLTVAPTASSTATQSPTPTVSPTPVPMQITAAAAFLRAGPGINYQILAFPPQGTRVTAVGRNTDATWYNVILPDGLTGWIYTDVVRPADTAVGPSLPIAATIPAPVNEFYNFVAQDTGGSLITQVYHVYTGVRGETAFLRARLLPETDQVQPNYVNGAELGLGLLIVEFTRVGSQPYTSTAVEFCMTDVTGEAFHCQTFPARKGW, encoded by the coding sequence ATGTCTCAACGACTCGCGCTGCTCATTGCCCACACCTCTTACCAGGACGACCGCCTGTCTGTCCCCCATGCGGCTGCGGAAGTGGCCGCCCTGGCCGATGTGCTGCAAGATAGGCAGCACGGCCGTTTTGCTGCCGTCCACACCTTGCTAGACCAAACGGCCGTGGATGTGCAGCTCGCCATCGCCGCCTTTCTGGAACAACCCCTCACCGCCGATGACCTGATCCTGCTCACTATTTCCGGCCACTGCCTGCTGGACCAGAGCGACGTGTACCTGGCAGCGGCCGACACGTTCAGCGAAACCTACCTGGACGCCACGACCATCCAGATGGAGTTTATCCGGCGGCGGCTGGCGTACTGCCCGGCGCAAACAGTGGTGGTGTTAGACTGCTGCCACAGTCGGCTGGATGGCGCGCCCGCCGCCGACGCCGCCCGCCGGGTGGCGCAATCGCTGACCGGACCAGGGCAGGTCCTGCTGCTGGCGGCGCAGCCCGCGCCCCCGGCCGCGCCATCCACCTTCATCCGCACACTGACCGATGGGCTGCGCCATCTGGCGGCCGACAGTGACCGCGACGGCCGTCTGACTGTGCAAGAATGGTTTGCTTATGCCCAATCGGCCGATGCTTCCTGGCAAAAACGGGCCAGTGAAGCGCAAGATGGCTGGGTGCTGACGGCCGTTTCCGCCGCCAAACTTGCCCCACTGCCTGTCGCCTTGTCGGCTGAATCCACGCCAGACGCGGATACGGCCGCTGCCCCAATTGTCCCGGCTGCCCCGGCCAACCGGCGCGGCGTGCTTATCGCCGCGCTGCTGCTGCTGTTGCTCCTGGTCGCCGGTGGGTTGTACGTGCTGCGCGATGGGTTTGCGGCGGTGGGGGCCGCGCCTACCCGCGCCGTTGGCGCGGCGGACAACACAACCACCCCTGAGCCAGCCACAGAAACGGCCGTATCCCCCGCCACGCTGCCGGTCATTGCGCCCACAGATTTCCCCGCCATACCGACGGTGACGCCCACCACCACCTTAACACCGGCTGCCATCTTGTCGCCCACGCCGACCATGTCGCCCACGCTGACCATGTCGCCCACGCCGACCATGTCGCCCACGCTGACCGCAGCGCCAACGCTGACTGTAGCGCCAACGCTGACCGTAGCGCCAACGCTGACCGTAGCGCCAACGGCTTCGTCAACGGCCACGCAGTCGCCCACACCCACGGTCTCGCCCACGCCAGTGCCGATGCAAATTACGGCCGCCGCCGCCTTTTTGCGCGCCGGGCCGGGCATCAATTATCAGATTCTCGCTTTTCCGCCACAGGGGACCCGGGTAACGGCCGTTGGCCGCAATACCGACGCCACCTGGTACAACGTCATCTTGCCCGATGGCCTGACAGGTTGGATTTATACCGATGTGGTGCGCCCGGCGGATACGGCCGTTGGCCCATCACTGCCCATCGCCGCCACCATCCCCGCGCCGGTGAATGAGTTTTACAATTTTGTCGCCCAGGATACCGGCGGCAGCCTCATCACCCAGGTTTACCACGTTTACACCGGCGTGCGCGGCGAAACCGCCTTCCTGCGCGCCCGCCTGCTGCCAGAAACCGATCAGGTGCAGCCCAATTATGTCAATGGCGCGGAATTGGGCCTGGGGCTGCTCATCGTCGAATTTACGCGGGTGGGCAGCCAGCCATATACCAGCACGGCCGTCGAATTTTGCATGACAGACGTCACCGGCGAGGCTTTCCACTGCCAGACCTTCCCGGCGCGTAAAGGGTGGTAA
- a CDS encoding dipeptide epimerase, translating to MNNTTTFPRLTWEAITLQLRNPFRISYGVSETRQAFWLRLANDEGWGEGTIPAYYGIPDEALTAVWQTAAHSPSPFPDDPADIPAWVGDDGPAPARAALDLALHDRIGKLRGRPLYQLLGLPRPEPMPTSFTISLDTPQKMAEMARQVGSYPIIKVKLGGDDDVACIAAIHAARPDARLRVDANAGWSAAEAVRHVAALEPFNLELIEQPTAKEDIEGMGYVQAHTRVPVVADESVQTLANVEALAAAGVQGINLKLMKVGGLAPGLRLLRRAQELGLRVMLGCMVETSLGTTAMAHLSGLAEWIDLDAPLLIANDPFDGLRYNQSLDIHVPSRPGIGVVRRIAGESSFVREN from the coding sequence ATGAATAACACAACAACATTCCCCCGGTTAACCTGGGAAGCCATCACCTTACAGCTGCGCAATCCATTTCGCATTTCCTATGGCGTCAGCGAGACGCGGCAGGCGTTTTGGCTGCGGCTGGCGAATGATGAAGGCTGGGGCGAGGGCACGATCCCGGCTTATTATGGCATTCCCGATGAGGCGCTGACGGCCGTCTGGCAAACCGCCGCCCATTCCCCCAGCCCTTTCCCCGATGACCCGGCCGACATCCCCGCCTGGGTGGGCGACGACGGCCCCGCGCCGGCCCGCGCCGCCCTGGACCTGGCCCTGCATGATCGGATTGGCAAACTGCGTGGACGGCCGTTGTACCAACTGCTCGGCCTGCCGCGCCCGGAACCCATGCCCACCTCCTTCACCATCAGCCTGGATACGCCGCAGAAAATGGCCGAGATGGCCCGGCAGGTAGGCAGCTACCCCATCATCAAAGTGAAATTAGGCGGCGACGATGACGTCGCCTGCATCGCCGCCATTCACGCCGCCCGGCCAGACGCCCGCCTGCGCGTGGACGCCAACGCCGGTTGGAGCGCCGCGGAAGCTGTGCGCCACGTGGCTGCTCTGGAGCCGTTTAACCTGGAACTCATCGAGCAGCCGACGGCCAAAGAGGACATCGAAGGCATGGGTTACGTGCAGGCCCACACCCGCGTGCCGGTGGTGGCCGACGAATCGGTGCAAACGCTGGCGAACGTCGAGGCGTTGGCGGCGGCCGGGGTGCAAGGCATCAACCTGAAGCTGATGAAAGTGGGCGGGCTGGCCCCGGGGCTGCGTTTGCTGCGGCGGGCGCAGGAATTAGGGCTGCGGGTGATGTTGGGCTGCATGGTGGAAACATCGTTGGGCACAACGGCCATGGCCCACCTGAGCGGTCTGGCTGAATGGATAGACCTGGACGCGCCGCTGCTGATTGCCAATGACCCGTTTGATGGCTTGCGCTATAATCAGTCTCTAGACATTCATGTGCCGTCGCGCCCTGGCATTGGGGTTGTGCGACGCATTGCGGGAGAAAGCAGTTTTGTTAGAGAAAATTGA